Proteins from one Diprion similis isolate iyDipSimi1 chromosome 3, iyDipSimi1.1, whole genome shotgun sequence genomic window:
- the LOC124416785 gene encoding nuclear autoantigenic sperm protein isoform X2, translating to MADVAENALFTDPVTAISQGKRHLLVRDYGMAVTALAQACELLAQKYGDTADELGEPYLLYGRALLALAREETGVLGGAVPGSDEVEAEDELDEDDNNVNEEKEDDNEMDDEENEAKKSNGAATDAEKKALTNNEVNTKTETKAVVSPSKGEPSTPVNKDKTASTDENKVPSTSENSTKNVERNEKAKVADEKPNSTESKDEMESSEAPSASTSSDKEVPKVTQNGEASANEDEEGEDVSKEEDEDDINNLQLAWEVLESGKLILLKRGPPGWKHLAEAHRLLGEVAMESGNQQGALTDLQACLDLLAKIEPCDPRAIAETYYQLGLAYSLANEFDSSIEQFNEATSLLQTHIQQLEESKDSHKKDDPFYTVEGEIKELKELLPEIQEKIADMRDFKEEACKAMVEGIKSKVAADCLNGAGPSGDGASCSADSSSTNQAKPASDISHLVRKKRKADESDKLEVETPSKKPTP from the exons ATGGCTGACGTAGCAGAAAACGCACTCTTCACTGATCCTGTAACAGCTATATCTCAGGGTAAACGGCACCTTCTTGTCCGTGATTATGGAATGGCTGTTACAGCCCTTGCCCAGGCATGCGAACTACTAGCACAGAAGTATGGAGACACTGCCGACGAACTCGGGGAGCCCTACCTCCTCTACGGAAGAGCTCTTCTGGCTTTAGCCAGAGAAGAAACTGGGGTATTAGGTGGTGCAGTTCCTGGTTCTGATGAAGTAGAGGCTGAGGACGAACTCGACGAAGATGATAATAACGTAAACGAGGAAAAGGAAGACGATAATGAGATGGATGATGAGGAAAACGAAGCCAAGAAATCTAATGGCGCTGCTACAGATGCGGAAAag AAGGCCTTGACCAACAATGAAGTAAACACGAAAACGGAAACAAAAGCTGTTGTCTCTCCAAGTAAAGGAGAGCCTAGTACCCCTGTTAATAAAGATAAAACTGCTAGTACAGATGAGAATAAAGTGCCTTCAACATCGGAGAATTCTAcaaaaaatgtggaacgtaATGAAAAAGCTAAGGTAGCAGATGAAAAACCCAATAGCACAGAGTCGAAAGACGAAATGGAATCCTCTGAAGCTCCATCAGCTTCAACTTCCAGTGACAAAGAAGTTCCCAAGGTAACTCAAAACGGTGAGGCATCTGCAAATGAAGATGAGGAAGGTGAGGATGTTTCAAAAgaagaggatgaggatgataTTAACAACCTGCAGCTCGCATGGGAGGTGCTGGAGTCGGGAAAATTGATTCTACTAAAACGTGGACCACCTGGCTGGAAACATTTGGCTGAAGCACACAGATTACTTGGAGAAGTAGCGATGGAAAGTGGTAATCAGCAGGGAGCATTGACCGACTTACAAGCCTGCTTAGATCTCTTAGCGAAGATTGAACCCTGCGATCCAAGAGCCATCGCCGAAACATATTACCAGCTTGGATTGGCTTACTCGTTAGCTAACGAATTTGACTCCAGTATCGAACAATTCAACGAAGCTACTTCGCTCCTGCAAACGCATATTCAGCAGCTTGAAGAAAGTAAGGATTCTCACAAGAAAGATGATCCGTTCTACACTGTCGAGGGTGAAATAAAGGAATTGAAGGAATTGCTACCTGAAATTCAGGAAAAGATCGCTGATATGAGAGACTTCAAGGAAGAAGCGTGCAAAGCCATGGTCGAAGGTATAAAGAGTAAAGTAGCTGCTGACTGTCTCAATGGCGCCGGTCCTAGTGGCGACGGTGCCAGTTGTAGCGCCGATTCAAGCTCCACGAATCAAGCAAAGCCTGCCAGTGATATCTCGCATCTTGTCCGCAAGAAACGTAAGGCAGACGAATCTGATAAATTGGAAGTTGAAACACCATCCAAGAAACCGACTccttga
- the LOC124416785 gene encoding nuclear autoantigenic sperm protein isoform X1 produces the protein MADVAENALFTDPVTAISQGKRHLLVRDYGMAVTALAQACELLAQKYGDTADELGEPYLLYGRALLALAREETGVLGGAVPGSDEVEAEDELDEDDNNVNEEKEDDNEMDDEENEAKKSNGAATDAEKVALTNNEVNTKTETKAVVSPSKGEPSTPVNKDKTASTDENKVPSTSENSTKNVERNEKAKVADEKPNSTESKDEMESSEAPSASTSSDKEVPKVTQNGEASANEDEEGEDVSKEEDEDDINNLQLAWEVLESGKLILLKRGPPGWKHLAEAHRLLGEVAMESGNQQGALTDLQACLDLLAKIEPCDPRAIAETYYQLGLAYSLANEFDSSIEQFNEATSLLQTHIQQLEESKDSHKKDDPFYTVEGEIKELKELLPEIQEKIADMRDFKEEACKAMVEGIKSKVAADCLNGAGPSGDGASCSADSSSTNQAKPASDISHLVRKKRKADESDKLEVETPSKKPTP, from the exons ATGGCTGACGTAGCAGAAAACGCACTCTTCACTGATCCTGTAACAGCTATATCTCAGGGTAAACGGCACCTTCTTGTCCGTGATTATGGAATGGCTGTTACAGCCCTTGCCCAGGCATGCGAACTACTAGCACAGAAGTATGGAGACACTGCCGACGAACTCGGGGAGCCCTACCTCCTCTACGGAAGAGCTCTTCTGGCTTTAGCCAGAGAAGAAACTGGGGTATTAGGTGGTGCAGTTCCTGGTTCTGATGAAGTAGAGGCTGAGGACGAACTCGACGAAGATGATAATAACGTAAACGAGGAAAAGGAAGACGATAATGAGATGGATGATGAGGAAAACGAAGCCAAGAAATCTAATGGCGCTGCTACAGATGCGGAAAaggt GGCCTTGACCAACAATGAAGTAAACACGAAAACGGAAACAAAAGCTGTTGTCTCTCCAAGTAAAGGAGAGCCTAGTACCCCTGTTAATAAAGATAAAACTGCTAGTACAGATGAGAATAAAGTGCCTTCAACATCGGAGAATTCTAcaaaaaatgtggaacgtaATGAAAAAGCTAAGGTAGCAGATGAAAAACCCAATAGCACAGAGTCGAAAGACGAAATGGAATCCTCTGAAGCTCCATCAGCTTCAACTTCCAGTGACAAAGAAGTTCCCAAGGTAACTCAAAACGGTGAGGCATCTGCAAATGAAGATGAGGAAGGTGAGGATGTTTCAAAAgaagaggatgaggatgataTTAACAACCTGCAGCTCGCATGGGAGGTGCTGGAGTCGGGAAAATTGATTCTACTAAAACGTGGACCACCTGGCTGGAAACATTTGGCTGAAGCACACAGATTACTTGGAGAAGTAGCGATGGAAAGTGGTAATCAGCAGGGAGCATTGACCGACTTACAAGCCTGCTTAGATCTCTTAGCGAAGATTGAACCCTGCGATCCAAGAGCCATCGCCGAAACATATTACCAGCTTGGATTGGCTTACTCGTTAGCTAACGAATTTGACTCCAGTATCGAACAATTCAACGAAGCTACTTCGCTCCTGCAAACGCATATTCAGCAGCTTGAAGAAAGTAAGGATTCTCACAAGAAAGATGATCCGTTCTACACTGTCGAGGGTGAAATAAAGGAATTGAAGGAATTGCTACCTGAAATTCAGGAAAAGATCGCTGATATGAGAGACTTCAAGGAAGAAGCGTGCAAAGCCATGGTCGAAGGTATAAAGAGTAAAGTAGCTGCTGACTGTCTCAATGGCGCCGGTCCTAGTGGCGACGGTGCCAGTTGTAGCGCCGATTCAAGCTCCACGAATCAAGCAAAGCCTGCCAGTGATATCTCGCATCTTGTCCGCAAGAAACGTAAGGCAGACGAATCTGATAAATTGGAAGTTGAAACACCATCCAAGAAACCGACTccttga